In Schistocerca serialis cubense isolate TAMUIC-IGC-003099 chromosome 8, iqSchSeri2.2, whole genome shotgun sequence, one genomic interval encodes:
- the LOC126417075 gene encoding piggyBac transposable element-derived protein 3-like, with amino-acid sequence MGIKNFVLATTKGLVLDFEFYQGKSTPLPDVGLGLGPSVILRLAQTLAQGARLYFDRYFTALPLLQQLLDLGLEGTGTIMKNRVKPVHLTEEKRLKRGDMEEFCRDDDKIVIVQWKDSKAVTLASTCTGCEPVSNVERWSKPEKKYILVPCPALVVKYNLCMGGVDLCDQMMETYRTFLKTKKWTLKVLIHLLDLACINSWLQYKVECEANKVQKKNTLDLLGFRQVIGEVLISSSSGQEHENESDEEPPNKMYKPANTPCDEKRLDGYHHWPNVDDLPSAFAAGKKNARRGRE; translated from the coding sequence AtgggaattaaaaactttgttttggCAACAACGAAAGGTTTAGTACTTGATTTTGAATTTTATCAAGGTAAATCAACTCCTCTGCCAGATGTTGGCCTTGGTCTTGGGCCATCTGTAATACTTCGCCTTGCTCAAACATTAGCTCAAGGTGCAAGActatattttgacagatattttacagctttgccattattgcaacagttacttgaCCTAGGGCTGGAAGGAACAGGAACCATAATGAAAAACAGAGTGAAACCAGTTcacctgacagaagaaaaaagactgaAGAGAGGAGATATGGAAGAATTCTGCAGGGACGATGATAAAATAGTGATTGTCCAGTGGAAAGATTCAAAAGCTGTGACCCTTGCCTCTACTTGTACAGGATGTGAACCTGTAAGCAATGTTGAGAGATGGAGTAAACCAGAAAAGAAGTACATCTTAGTGCCATGTCCTGCACTTGTAGTGAAGTACAACCTGTGTATGGGAGGAGTGGACCTCTGCGATCAAATGATGGAGACCTACAGGACTTTCTTGAAGACAAAAAAGTGGACTTTAAAAGTTttgattcatttacttgatttggcTTGCATCAATTCCTGGTTACAATACAAAGTTGAATGCGAAGCCAATAAAGTACAAAAGAAAAACACTTTAGATCTTCTTGGATTCCGACAGGTGATTGGGGAAgtgctaatttcttcttcttcaggacAGGAACATGAAAATGAATCCGACGAAGAGCcaccaaataaaatgtacaaaccagCAAACACACCATGTGATGAGAAGCGGCTAGACGGATATCATCACTGGCCAAATGTTGATGATTTGCCTTCCGCTTTTGCTGcaggtaaaaaaaatgcaagaagAGGACGAGAATAA